The Halobacteria archaeon AArc-dxtr1 region CGCGGCGAGATAGCCCGCGAGAAACACCAGCGGCGCGAGTTCGCCGGGGAGCGTCGGTTGCATTCAGTACGTCCAGGATGGGTTTGAACTCAAGTTAAGAGTTCGGGGTCGATTCGGGCACGGCTCCGATGAGGGGCGACAGACGCGTCTCGCGATGGCTGCCGCCGTCGCAGTCGGTGAAGCCCGTGTTCGCGACGCGCAGCGTCGAGGTCGTCCCCATGCACAGCAGTACGGCGACACAAGGAGTCGGAGGCAGCAACGAACCCAAATCGCGTCCCACCGGCCGGAAGCCGCGGTTACCAACCGGTGATGAGCGACACCACAACCCCTCGTCGGACAGATGTTCGTTCTGGAAAGCGATTTTTAGAATAGACGGTGTCTCGGTCGTGTTTGAACTGGGGCGAGGGCGGTGAGGCCCGCAATCTCGAGGCGAGACGGGAGGGGCAGTTCGTCGTCGGCGAACGCACGATCGACGCCGAGACCGTCTTTTCGGAACCCCGATGTGCGCATCGGCCAGGCCCCCGAGACCGTCGACGACCATTCCACTCGCAGCTGGTCGCGAGAAAGGATGACTGGCGGTCTATGATCGGCAGTCGACTGTGGGCAGACGAGCGGAGTAGGTCTCGTAGAGATTCACTCGAGAGGTGGCCGACACCCGTGCTCTGGATGTCAAAAGCACTATATCGGTATAGTGACGTTCATCTCCTATGTCTACAGTGGGGGCCCTATGGAACTGATCGACGACGAGGGGAACCTCTTCGGCGTCGTCAACGTAATCGACGCCATCGCAGTCGTGTTGTTGCTCGTCGTTGTCGTCGCCGGCGTCGCAGCCGTCGGCGTCCTCTCCGGTGACGACGGCGAAACAGGGACGCAGTACGCGACGATCGAACTCGGCGAGCAACCCGCGTACGTCGTCTCCCAGCTCGAGGCGGGTGACGAGATGTCGCCCGACGGGTTCGACGACAACCTCACCGTGACCGACGTCTACGCGACGCCGAGTGCGTCGGGTGATGGCGATACCCGGCTGACGATTCGGGCGGAACTGCAGGGCACGGTCCTCGACGTCGGCGAGAGCGACGATCCGATCTTCGAGTTCGGCGGCGACCGCCTCCGCAGCGGCGACGGGCTCGAGCTCGACACGGCCGAGTACAGCGCGAGCGGCCAGATTTCCAGCCTCGACGCCGAGGGCGAGACGCTGAACACCGAACCCGAGGAGGTGCTCCTTGAGGGGACGATGTCGGCGACCGCCGCCAACGAACTCGCCGTCGGCGATACGTTCGAGGAAGGCCCCCACACGGTCGCGACCGTTGAAAACATCGACACGTACGCCATCGGCGACGAACAGTACCGCGTCCATCTCGGTATCGAACTCGACGGGCTGCGCGAGGGCGGCTCGCTCACCTTCGCTGGCCAGCCGTTGCGCCTGGGCACCGATCTGTCGTTGACCAGTGACGCGTACACGTTCGATGGCGAGGTTATCCAGCGTGGCGCCACCGAGATTGACAGCGAACCCGAGACCCGGTATGGCACCCTCGATCTCGGCGAGCAGCCCGAGTACGTCATCGACGAACTCGACACGGGCGACACGATGGCCGTCGGCGACGATACGGTCACCATTACCGACGTCCACGTCTCGCCGGCGTCGGGTGACAGCGGGTACGTCGCCGTCCGCACGGAGCTCGCAGGCCAGCTGGTCGAGCGCCCCGATCGCAGCGATCCCGTCTACTGGTTCGGCGGTGACCGCCTCCGCGGTGGCGACGAACTCACGCTCGATACGGCAGAGTACAGCGCGACCGGGGCGCTCTCGGGTCTCGACGCCGAGGACGAGACGCTGAACACCGAACCCGAAGACGTGCTGCTTGAGGGGACGATGTCGGCGACCGCCGCCAACGAACTCGCCGTCGGCGATACGTTCGAGGAAGGCCCCCACACGGTCGCGACCGTCGAAAATATCGACACGTACGCCATCGGCGACGAACAGTACCGCGTCCATCTCGGCATCGAACTCGACGGGCTGCGCGCGGGCGGCTCGCTCACCGTTGGCGGAGAGCCGTTGCGCCTGGGCACCGATCTGTCGTTGACCAGTGACGCGTACACGTTCGATGGCGAGGTTATCCAGCGTGGCGCCACCGAGATTGACAGCGAACCCGAGACCCGCTACGGCACGGTCGATCTTGGCGAACAGCCCGAGTACGTCATCGATCAGATCGATGCAGGCGATACGATGGCCGTCGGCGACGATACGGTCACCATTACCGACGTCCACGTCTCGCCGTCCGCCCGAGACGCGGGCCACGTCGTCGTCCGCACAGAGTTCGCGGGCCAGCTGGTCGAACGCCCCGACCGAAGCGATCCCATCTACTGGTTCGGCGGCGAGCACCTCCGCACTGGCGACGACCTTGAGCTCGACCTTGGTGAGTATACGGCCGGTGGCGAGGTCACGAGCCTTGACGACGACACCGACACGCTCGCCGAGACAGAGACACAGACGCTGCTCGAGGCGACGGTCTCCGACCGAGTCGTCGACGAGATCGAAGCCGGCGATACGTTCGAACTCGGCGAGCATACGGTCGCGACCGTCGAGACGGTCCAGACGTATCCGATCGGGGGTGACGAGTACCGCGTCCACCTCGGCGTCTCTCTCGACGCCCTTGAGCGCGGGTCGACGACGCTGTTTGCCGGCGAGGCGATCACCGTCGACCGGACGCTGCGTCTGAGCACCGATACGTACGATCTCGACGCCGACGTGATCCGGACCGGTGCGATGGAGCCCCGCGGTGAGGCGGCGACGACGACGGTCGATCTCAAACTCGAGAATATCGATCCGGACGTCGCCGACGGGCTCGAAGCCGGGCTCACGGAGGTCGAACGCGGAGAGACGCTTGCGACGCTCGAGTCGGTCGAGAGCGAGGCCGCCGAGGTCGTCCTCGAGAGCGACGACGGCGATATCCACCTGCGCGAGCATCCCACGAACAAGGACGTCCGGCTGACGGCGTCGCTCGAAACGATCGAGACCGACTCCGGGCTCGCGTTCCACGGCGAATCACTCCGCGAAGACGAGACGATCGTCCTCGACTTCGGGACGAAACAGATCGAGCCGACCGTCGTCGAGATCGACCCCGGTGAGTGAGGCATGCTCGATCGTGCCCGCGCCGAGTCGGCGACCGTTTGCCTGCTGCGACGGAGCGGCGAGCGAGCGCGGACGGCGCTCGAACGCTCACGGCTCGCGACCACGGTCGGTGGCGCCTGGCGTCGGCTCACCGGCGCGAGCGATCGAGCGGGAGACACTGAGGCGGGCGAGGCCGACGCGTCGAGCGCCAGCTCCCAGCGGGCCCGGATGCGCGACGTGGGCTCCGCCTCGAAAGTGGGGGGTGTGCTGGCGGCCGGCGGCGCCATTGCAGGGCGGGTTGGTGCCACCGCCGACGGCGCTCGGCTCGTCGCCGCCGGCCTTGCGGTCCGGTGGTGGGCGTTTGGCTCGCGGGCCTATCGCTGGCTGACGCGCGAGCCCGATCCCGAGGTGATCGTCATCGACCTGCGGGAGACGCGGACGGTCGGTCCCGTCCTCTCGCTGGTGGATCGCACAGTCGCGGCCGTCACCGCGAGCGCGCCCGCCTCGCGACTCGGCGAGGCTGGAGCCGCGTTCGCAGCGACCGTGCGGGCGCGCCCGATCCGAGTCGTGGGGCTGATCGGGATCACAGCGGCGGTATCGGTTCTCTTGCTGGCGATCGCCGCCGGAAGCCTCACGCAATCGGTGGTCGTGGGCTCGCTTTCGCTGGTCGGGCTCTCAGCACTCGGACTCCGGTCGCGACGCACCCTCACAGGGGTCCGCTCGTCGCGGACGTTCCGGGCCGTAGAAGCCGCTTTCAAGCCGCCTGCGTTGCCGGAGCGAGAGCCGGCCGATGCGAGGAATGGTAGCCCAACCGAAACCGAGTCCGACAGCGAGCGCGAGACTACCTGAGCCAAACGAAATGATGAGACGCCTGCGATTGGCTTCTTCGAGTCTGTCGACCTCGGTTGCTACTGGAGTGTTTCGACGAGCACAGCAACCGCCTCGTCAATGAGGTCGCTGTCAAGCCGACCCTGCCAGAAATCGATGTCCTCGTGATCGATCGATTGAACGCCCCACGGGACGATCCGACTCTGGTTCGGCGTCCCACCACGAAGCCACTGCTCCTCGGAAATCTCGATGAGACCGTCCATCCACGATTTCGACGTTAGCGTCAGCGCGATATATTGGTCACCGTGAAATGGATGTCCCTCGTTGTTCGAGAGAACGAGCCACGGCCGCGCAGCTTCCGGGCCTTTGAACGGGTCGTCACCGTAGACGACATCACCTCGCTCAAAGAGCGGGATGGCCTCCTCGTCGGTCACTGTTCGTTCTCCACGCTCGGATGTGGCGCGTCAGGGGCGCGTTCACGCCAGGACTCTTTGTTCTCCGCTCCAAGTTGGTCGTTGAACAGGATGGTCGCCCGCTCGTAGCCGCTGTACCCCTCAAGTCGCTCCGTATCGTCGGTTATCGCCCAGTACGTTGCTTTGTGCTCAACCAGCCCACGGTTCTTCAACCGCGAGAGGGCAGTGCTAACCGCGCCCTCGTCGATACCGATCCGCGAAGCCACCTCGTGGGCCTTAAACGCCTGGTCGTGGTGAGCAGCCAGAAATCCGAGGACTTGATCCGGCCCCGAAAGATCCGCGAGTTCTTCCTCGCTCGTGTTTTCGAAGGTGTCTCGATCGATGGACATCAGTAAACGGAGGTATGCTCCCAACTGTGAAGAGTGTTAGGAGTGAAATCTATGTGAACGCTGAGAGTACTGATATTGCTGTTCAACAGAGCCCAAACAGCTCAGTGAACCGCCTCGGAGTCACGTGGTTCGAGACGCCAGAGGCGTCTCGTCACGAAGCGGGATCGAAACTCCTGCCAGGTCTGCGAACCCGGTGAGCTCGCTTGATCACGAGAGAGCATTGCTCTCTCGAACGATCCTGAGGCACTCGGCCTGCTTCACCTGTCGAGACTCGCCACGAAGATTTGGAGGAATCGGAAAAGCGGACCTCTCCTACGTTCAACAGGTTTATATCAGTTCCATTCAC contains the following coding sequences:
- a CDS encoding MarR family transcriptional regulator encodes the protein MSIDRDTFENTSEEELADLSGPDQVLGFLAAHHDQAFKAHEVASRIGIDEGAVSTALSRLKNRGLVEHKATYWAITDDTERLEGYSGYERATILFNDQLGAENKESWRERAPDAPHPSVENEQ
- a CDS encoding DUF4330 domain-containing protein, translating into MELIDDEGNLFGVVNVIDAIAVVLLLVVVVAGVAAVGVLSGDDGETGTQYATIELGEQPAYVVSQLEAGDEMSPDGFDDNLTVTDVYATPSASGDGDTRLTIRAELQGTVLDVGESDDPIFEFGGDRLRSGDGLELDTAEYSASGQISSLDAEGETLNTEPEEVLLEGTMSATAANELAVGDTFEEGPHTVATVENIDTYAIGDEQYRVHLGIELDGLREGGSLTFAGQPLRLGTDLSLTSDAYTFDGEVIQRGATEIDSEPETRYGTLDLGEQPEYVIDELDTGDTMAVGDDTVTITDVHVSPASGDSGYVAVRTELAGQLVERPDRSDPVYWFGGDRLRGGDELTLDTAEYSATGALSGLDAEDETLNTEPEDVLLEGTMSATAANELAVGDTFEEGPHTVATVENIDTYAIGDEQYRVHLGIELDGLRAGGSLTVGGEPLRLGTDLSLTSDAYTFDGEVIQRGATEIDSEPETRYGTVDLGEQPEYVIDQIDAGDTMAVGDDTVTITDVHVSPSARDAGHVVVRTEFAGQLVERPDRSDPIYWFGGEHLRTGDDLELDLGEYTAGGEVTSLDDDTDTLAETETQTLLEATVSDRVVDEIEAGDTFELGEHTVATVETVQTYPIGGDEYRVHLGVSLDALERGSTTLFAGEAITVDRTLRLSTDTYDLDADVIRTGAMEPRGEAATTTVDLKLENIDPDVADGLEAGLTEVERGETLATLESVESEAAEVVLESDDGDIHLREHPTNKDVRLTASLETIETDSGLAFHGESLREDETIVLDFGTKQIEPTVVEIDPGE
- a CDS encoding type II toxin-antitoxin system PemK/MazF family toxin, with amino-acid sequence MTDEEAIPLFERGDVVYGDDPFKGPEAARPWLVLSNNEGHPFHGDQYIALTLTSKSWMDGLIEISEEQWLRGGTPNQSRIVPWGVQSIDHEDIDFWQGRLDSDLIDEAVAVLVETLQ